In Pan troglodytes isolate AG18354 chromosome 20, NHGRI_mPanTro3-v2.0_pri, whole genome shotgun sequence, the genomic window gtgtctcgaaaaaaaaaaaaaaaaaaaaaaggcaaatcccGGCTGAGCCTTTGGCTCACGcatgtgattccagcactttgggaagctgaggctggaggatcatttgaggtcaggagtttgagaccagcctaggcaacatagcgagacccccatgtctacaaaacaataattagccaggaatggtggatgagcctgttgtcccagctactcgggaagcagaggcgggaggttcgcttgaacctgggaggtcgaggctgcagtgtgccctgatcgtgccactgcacgttagcctgggcaacacagcaagaccccgtctcttaaaaaaaaaaggtaaataggAGTTGGGGACACTTTTCTGCGAGTTGGAGAAACCAAACCCCCTCGCCGAGTCTTAAGTAGTATTCTCAAGGCTGTCTGGCCTGCGGCCGCGCTGCGCTCAACCACCCGAATAACTACGCTGCCACCCAACGCGCCGCCGGCCAGGCCACGGCCTCCTAGACACAAGCGAGCATGCGCAGTCGTCAACAACAAGTCCGCACGTCCGGTCCCGCCCCACCTTCCCCGCCTTCTTCCCACTCCGGCCTCCCATTGGCTGACGTCGGCGCGAGCGCTCAACACCGACGCGGCTGACCATTGCGCGCTCTGGAGGGCGCGGCCGTGGGAAAGGAGGTGCGGAAAGCCGACGCGCGTCCATTGGTCGGTTGGACGAGGGGAGGAGCCGCTGGCTCCCAGCCCCGCCGCGATGAGCCTCGGCCGCCTTTGCCGCCTACTGAAGCCGGCGCTGCTCTGTGGGGCTCTGGCCGCGCCTGGCCTGGCCGGGACCATGGTGAGCGAGCGCCGCGGCCGTTGCCGGCCCGGTGACCGTTGGGGCGGGCGCGCGATCCCTGCCTCCGCTCGCCGGCGCGGGGAACCCTCGGGCTCCGGTGACCTTGGTGGGGGGCGTCTGGGGGCTCCCCCTCCACACCCCCGGCCGGGCGCGGACGCGGGTGACCGTACTGCGACGCGCTCCGCGGCCCTCCAGGCCGTTGTAGGCGCGCGGGCTGGGTtcggggaaggggaaggggcagTTCAATGCGCGCGCGTTGGGGTCGGGGAAGGGACTGTTCAGGCCGTTGCGGGCGCGCGGGCTGGGGTCGGGCAAGGGGAAGGGGCTGTTCCACGCGCGCGGGTCGTGGTCGGGGAAGGGGCCGTCCAGGCCGTTGCAGGCGCGCGTgccggggccgggggcgggggtCCAGGCTTGCAGGGGGCGGGGTCCGGGACGGCTGGGGCGGAGCTGGACCGTTGAGGGCCACGGCGGGGCGTCTCCGGGCCGAGCGGGGCTGCTGCGCCCGAGCGGTTGGGGGCGCGAAGGGCTGGAAATCCCGGATCACGCGCCCCCGGGCGCCGCCCCGCCCCCGCACCTTGGCCTAGCGCGGTGGCGTCACAGTCGCGCAGTCCTGACTACGGCCTCCGGGCCCTTTGTCCCCGGTAGCGGCGCTCGGGGTGGGGGAGCCAGGAGGGGCGGGAGACGGGCGGGTATGGGCCGCGCGGGCGCACGCTCCCCCGGGCGCCGCAGGCAGCGGTGCCAGAGCCGGGGCAGGCGGCGGCCGCGAGCCCCTCGGCGGCGGAAGGCCCCAGCGTGCAGGCGCAGGAGGGCGCGGCGCCGGCGGAAGAAGCCCTGTCCCCGCAGCTTGCGACCGGAGATCCACGAATGTCCCGAGTCCCAGGACCCGGTGCGCGCGGGGCCCCCACACCGGCTGCTGTGGCACATTTTGGGGTTGGAACCCTCTCCCGGCCTCCGGGTCTCCGGTAAAACCGGACCAGAAGTACAAGGGGGCGTGTGCGTTTAAGGAGGAGGAGCGTTCAGGTTTTCAGGGCCGCAGGGCCTCGGTGTCCCCGCCACCGACCCGCTCCCGATCCCTTCCTGCCTCAGGGTCCCGGGCTCAGCCTCCCGTCCACGCTCCCTGCTCAGCTTCCTTTACCTTGCAGTGCGCGTCCCGGGACGACTGGCGCTGTGCGCGCTCCATGCACGAGTTTTCCGCCAAGGACATCGACGGGCACATGGTTAACCTGGACAAGTACCGGTGGGCGCTCGCCTGGGGTGGGGCGCGGGGCCGGGCCCTGGGAGGGGGCCGTGTTGTTCTGCGCTGACGCCGCCGATCCTCGCAGGGGCTTCGTGTGCATCGTCACCAACGTGGCCTCCCAGTGAGGCAAGACCGAAGTAAACTACACTCAGCTCGTCGACCTGCACGCCCGATACGCTGAGTGTGGTTTGCGGATCCTGGCCTTCCCGTGTAACCAGTTCGGGAAGCAGGTGGGCTGCTGCTTCCCCGGGGCCCGCAGAGGCcggtgggtgggggtgggcccTGGCCCTGCAGAGGCCGATGGGTGGGGGTCGGGGTGGGCTCCAGCCTGGAAAGGGCCTGGGAGTGTACAGGGGGCCCAGACTGAGGGGGTGCCAGGCCCCCGACTCACACACCTTGGCCGCCACAGGAGCCAGGGAGTAACGAAGAGATCAAAGAGTTCGCCGCGGGCTACAACGTCAAATTCGATATGTTCAGCAAGATCTGCGTGAACGGGGATGACGCCCACCCGCTGTGGAAGTGGATGAAGATCCAACCCAAGGGCAAGGGCATCCTGGGAAAGTGCGTGACCTCTGGGGACAGTACGGCtgccggggtgggggtgggggggctgctGGGATGCTCACACCTCCCTGGGGCAGAATGGCTCCGGGGGGGGCGGTTGCGGGGAGGTGCTGGGACTCTCACATCGCGTGGCCTCCTGGGGGTAAGATGGCTCAGGGGGACATAGAGGGCTGTGGAGGCAACCAGGGATGCCCACACCTTTGTGGCCTCCTGGGGACAGGATGGCTCAGGGGCCTGTGGGGGGCTGTTGGGACTCTCACACTGCATGGCCTCCTGGGGTAAGATGGCTCTGGGGGGCCTTGGGGGCACTGTGGCTGTGGAGGCAGCCGGGGAAGCTCACACCCTTGTGGCCTCCTGGAGACAGGACAGCTTGGGGACTGTGGGGGGCTGCTGGGGACGCTCACGTCCATGTGCTTCTTTTCCAGTGCCATCAAGTGGAACTTCACCAAGGTAAGGGGGCTGTGGGGGGTAGGGGACCAGCTTCCCCTGGCCACAGCCGTGGCCCAGATGGGCAGCGGGCAGGAAGGGCAGCCTCAGCCC contains:
- the GPX4 gene encoding phospholipid hydroperoxide glutathione peroxidase isoform 2 precursor (isoform 2 precursor is encoded by transcript variant 2; The RefSeq protein has 1 substitution compared to this genomic sequence), giving the protein MSLGRLCRLLKPALLCGALAAPGLAGTMCASRDDWRCARSMHEFSAKDIDGHMVNLDKYRGFVCIVTNVASQUGKTEVNYTQLVDLHARYAECGLRILAFPCNQFGKQEPGSNEEIKEFAAGYNVKFDMFSKICVNGDDAHPLWKWMKIQPKGKGILGNAIKWNFTKFLIDKNGCVVKRYGPMEEPLVIEKDLPHYF
- the GPX4 gene encoding phospholipid hydroperoxide glutathione peroxidase isoform 1 (isoform 1 is encoded by transcript variant 1; The RefSeq protein has 1 substitution compared to this genomic sequence), with product MGRAGARSPGRRRQRCQSRGRRRPRAPRRRKAPACRRRRARRRRKKPCPRSLRPEIHECPESQDPCASRDDWRCARSMHEFSAKDIDGHMVNLDKYRGFVCIVTNVASQUGKTEVNYTQLVDLHARYAECGLRILAFPCNQFGKQEPGSNEEIKEFAAGYNVKFDMFSKICVNGDDAHPLWKWMKIQPKGKGILGNAIKWNFTKFLIDKNGCVVKRYGPMEEPLVIEKDLPHYF